The Blattabacterium cuenoti genome segment ATCTAAGACTTTAAAAAGTGAATTAGCTTTATTAAAATCCAATAAACTAAATATTTTAGTTTTTTCATTTGGAAAATCTTTGATTAATTGCATTAATTCGTTAATACTTTTCTTATTTAAGAAATTATTTTCATTAAACATTTTTATATTTTTTTTATTATTTTAATTAAATGAATGACATACAACAATAAAATTAATTACTTATTAAAAAATTATGGAATATAATTTTAAAGAAATAGAAAAAAAATGGAAAATATTTTGGAAAAAATATAATATTTTTCGAATAATAGAAAATAAAAATAAAAAAAAATATTATATATTAAATATGTTTCCTTATCCATCTGGATCGGGATTACATATTGGACATTGCTTAGGTTATATAGCATCAGATATTTATGCAAGATATAAAAGATTAAAAGGTTTTAATGTTTTAAATCCTATGGGGTTTGATTCATTTGGTTTACCAGCAGAACAATATGCTATACTAACTGGAAAAAATCCAGATGAAACTACTCATAAAAATGAAAAAAATTATAAAAATCAAATGGAAAATATAGGAATTTCTTTTGATTGGAGTAGAATATTAAGTACTAGGAATCCGTCTTATTATTGTTGGACTCAATGGATGTTTATACAAATTTTTAATTCCTGGTATGATAAAAATGATAATAAAGCAAAGTCAATCAATATTTTAATTAATGAATTTAAAAAAAATGGAAATTATTCAATAAATGCTTATACTACTTATGAAAAAAAATTTAATGATAAATACTGGAATAAATCTTCTTTAAATGATAAAGAAACAATTCTTCAAAATTATCGTTTAGCATTTTTATCGAATAATATTGTTAATTGGTGTCCAAAATTGGGAACAGTATTAGCGAATGATGAAATAAATAATGGAAAAAGCATAAGAGGAGGATATTTAGTATATAAAAAAAAAATGCTACAATGGAATATAAGAATAACTGCTTATTCAAAAAGACTTATTAAAGGATTAAATTCAATAGAATGTTCAAAATCTTTAAAAAGATCACAAATTAATTGGATTGGAGAAAAAAAAATATTTAATATCTATTTTAAAATAGAAAATTCATCTTTTAGTAAAAGAATAGAATTACCTATTATTTATCCAGAATTTATATTTGGAATTACTTTTATTGTTTTATCAAAAGATCATTTTCTTTCAAAAGAATTATTCTATAAAAAAAATAGTTTAAATCATATTAAAAATAATATTCACAATAAAAAGTATGAATTAAATTCAGTAATTTTTACTCAAAATTACGTTATACATCCTTTTATCGAAAAAAAAATTCCAATTTTTATTAGCGATTTTTTTTATCTCAAAGAAAAGAAAAAAATTACTGTTGGAATTCCTGGATATGAAAAATCTAGTAAAGAATTTGCTTCTAAATTTAAATTAGAAATAATTCCTATATATCAAAAAAAAGAAAAAAATAAAATATGTATTAATTCTTTTTTTTTGAATGGATTAAATTTAAAAGATGCAAGAAAAAAAATTATAAATTATGCATTAAAAAAAAATGTTGGAAAATATAGAAAAAATTATAAAATGCATGATGCAACATTTTCTAGACAAAGATATTGGGGAGAACCTATCCCAATCTTTTTTAAGAATGGAATACCTAATCCAATTCCATTAAAAAGTTTACCATTATTATTGCCTAAAATTAATGATTTTCATCCTAAAAATGGAAAATCACCATTATCTAATATTGATAAATGGTCTTGGAATGAAAAAACTATGAAAATAGTATCCAATAAATTAATAGATAATAAAAATATTTTTCCATTAGAAACTAGCACAATGCCAAGTTGGGCCGGATCAAGTTGGTATTTTTTACGTTATATGGATGTTAATAACAATAAATTTTTTATATCTAAAGAAAAAGAAAATTATTGGAAAAATGTTGATTTATACATTGGAGGGGCTGAACATAGCACTGGCCATTTAATTTATGCAAGATTTTGGAATAAATTTTTAAAAGATAGAAATTGGATTACAACTGATGAACCTTTTAAAAAAATATTAAATCAGGGAATGATGCTAAATCATTCAGCTATTATTTTAAAAGTCATTGGAAAAAATATTATAGTATCTTTTAATTTAAAAAAAGAAAAAGATTTTTCCTTTCAAGAAATATATATAGATATTTCTTTAGTAAAAAATTATAATCAAATAGACTTGAATAAATTCATAAAATTTTATCCAAAATTCAAAAATTTTAATTTTTTTTTAGAAAATGGAAAACTTTTATGTAAAAGAAAATTAGAAAAAATGTCTAAATCTAAATATAATATAATTAATCCAGATTCTATTATCCATAAATATGGATCAGATATTTTTCGTATGTATGAAATGTTTTTAGGACCAATTAGTCAATCAAAATTTTGGGAAGAAAAAAAAATAATAGGAATTAAAAAATTTATTAATAAATTTTGGAATTTATTTCACCAAAAAAATAAATTTAAAATAACTGAAAAAAAACCAAATATTTTAGAATATAAAATATTACATAATTTTATTCAAGAAATAGATAAAAAAATAGAATCATATTCATTCAATACCTGTATTAGTTCTTTTATGATAATCACTAATAAACTAATCCAACTGAAATGCAATAAAAGAAAAATTCTTCAACCACTAATTCAATTAATTTCACCGTTTGCTCCTTGTTTATCTGAAGAATTATGGAATAAAATTGGAGAAAAAAAATCTATTATGGATTATTATCTTCCTTCTTTTAATTCAAAAAATTTACTAGAAAAAAAAATAAAATATTCCGTAATGTTTAATGGAAAATTAAAATTTATAGAAAATTTTGATAAAGATATTTCTATAAACGAAATTAAAAAAATAATTTTGAATCATCATAAATTAAAAATTTTAAAAGAAAAAAGTATAAAAAAATTAATTATAATACCAAAAAAAATAATAAATATTTTATATTAAATATTTATTTACGTTATTTATATTTTTCGAAATATTAAATTATGTAAAAAAACTTTCTTTTATGTCAAAAAAAAACCATATAACTGGTTCTCATAATAATTTTTTTAATTGTATAGAAAAAAATTTTAACAAAGCTGCACAATATTTATCTGTTGATAAAGGTTTATTAGATCATATTAAATCTTGTAATTCAATATATAAAATTAATTTTCCTATAAAAATAGATAACAAAATAAAAGTCATAGAAGCGTATAGGGTGCAACATTCTCATCATAAACTACCTTGTAAAGGAGGAATTAGATATAGCAATACAGTTAGTCATAATGAAATTATGAATTTAGCTGGTTTAATGACTTATAAATGTGCCATAATGGATGTTCCTTTTGGAGGTGCCAAGGGGGGTATAAAAGTTGATACCCAAATTATTTCAAAAGAAGATATCGAAAAGGTAACTAGACGTTATGTTGATGAATTAATTAAAAGAAATTTTATTGGACCAAAAATTGATGTTCCCGCTCCTGATTATGGAAGTGGAGAAAGAGAAATGAATTGGATTCTAGATACTTTTGTCTCTTTATATCCTAATAATATTGATGCTCTAGCTTGTGTAACAGGGAAATCGGTCTCTCAAGGTGGGATCGAAGGAAGAAAAGAATCTACTGGATTAGGAATTTTTCACGGAATTAAAGGGCTATGTGAAATAAAGGATGAGATGCGTTCTGTTGGATTAGATGTTGGAATAGAAGGAAAAAAAGTAATTATTCAAGGATTAGGAAATGTTGGATATTATGCTGCTAACTTTTTACACAAATCAGGCGCTATTATTATTGCTTTAGCAGAAAGAGAAGGGGCAATATATAATGAAAAAGGATTAAACGTTTCTAAAGTAGTTTCTCATTTACAGGCAACAGGTTCTTTATTAAATTTTCCAAATGCAAAAAATATAAAAAATTCAGAAAAAGCACTAGAATTAGAATGTGATATTTTAATACCAGCTGCATTAGAAAATGTTATACATAAAAACAATGCTAATCGTATAAAAGCTAAAATTATAGGTGAAGCAGCTAATGGACCAATTACATATGAAGCGGATGAAATACTTGAAAAAAAAGGAATTATAATTATTCCAGATATTTATCTAAATTCTGGAGGTGTAATAGTTTCTTATTTTGAATGGTTAAAAAATTTGAGTCATATAAGTTATAATAAAATGGAGAAAAAAATTAGTAAAAATATGAATGTTGGGTTATTGAAAATAATTCAAGCAATTTGTTCTAAAAATAGAATTGAAAAAGGACAACAAACAAATTTTCTAAAAGAATCAAAAGAAATCGATTTAGTTCGTTTGGGTTTAAAAGAATCTATGAATAAGGGATTTCAAGAAATTTTAGAGATAAAAAAATCCTTAAAAATAAATAATATAAGAACTTCTGCTTTTTTATTAGCTATTAATAAAATTATTCATTCTTATGAAAAATCGGATATGTTTCCTTAAAAAAGTTTAAAAATCTACCATGAAGTATAAAAGATCATTATTAAAACTAAGTGGAGAAGCTCTTATGGGGGGTAATGAATTTGGACTTCATTCCACTAGTCTTAAACAATATGCTGAAGAAGTTAAAAAAGTAGTAGATATGGGGGGACAAGTTGCTATAGTAATAGGTGGTGGAAATATATTTAGAGGATTTTCTTCTTCTAGAATCAGAGAAAAAATAATTAGTCGAATAAACGGGGACTATATGGGGATGTTAGCAACTGTAATAAATGGAATTGCTTTTCAATCTTATTTAGAAAATATAGGAATATGCACCAACATACAAACAGCTATTAAAATGGATCCAATAGTAGAACCTTTTGAAAAAGATATAGCTATTCGTTATCTTGAAAAAGGAAGAGTAGTTATATTTGTAGCTGGAACAGGAAATCCTTATTTTACTACCGATACAGCCGCTGTTTTACGTGCAAAAGAAATAAAAGCGGATGTTTTACTCAAAGGAACTAGAGTAGATGGAGTTTACACAAAAGATCCAGAAAAAGATCAATATGCTAAAAAATTAGAAAATATATCTTTCGATATGGCTTATCAAATGAAAATTAAAGTAATGGATCAAACAGCATTTATTTTAGCAAATGAAAATAACTTACCTATTATTATTTTCGATATTAATAAAGAAGAAAATTTTAAAAAGGTAATTTCAGGAGAAAAGATAGGGACTTTAGTTTATAAAAATAAAAAATTATGGAAGAACTAAAAGTTATTGTTGATTCTTGCAATAAAGAAATGGATAAGATACTTAATAATCTTAAACAAGATATTTTTCATATACGATTGGGAAGCAGATCAATTATTGTTCTTTTAGAAAAAATGAAAGTAAAGTGTTACAATACTTTACTTTCATTATCAGAAATTGCAAATATTACAATTATAGATAATATGAATATTACTATTCAACCCTGGGATCTTTCGATTATTGGAAATATTGATAAGACTATTATTGATGCTAATTTAGGATTTACTCCAGTTAATAAAGGTAAATTAATTCATATTAATTTACCAATTATTACAGAAGAAAGTAGAAAGAATTTATTAAAAAAAATAAAAAATTATACTGAAAAATCTAAAATTCTAATAAGAAAAATTAGAAAAATCAATAATCAACGTATTAAAAACATAAAAATATCTGAAGATTTATCCAAAATTGGAGAAAATGAAATTCAAAAAATTACTACTCTATATATAAATAAAATAGAAGATATTTTTATTTCTAAAAAAAAAGAAATATTAACCATATAAATGAATAATGGTAAAAAAATATTCGGTTAAAGAAATTTTAGATAAAGAATTTTCCATTTTAGATTATAAAGTTATAGTAGAGGGATGGGTACGTTCTTATCGAAATTCGATTTTCGTTATTTTAAATGATGGATCAACCGTTAAAAATTTACAAATTATTTTATCCAAAAGAATGGATAAAAGAATCACTAAAGAAATAACAATAGGAACTTCTGTTAAAGTTATCGGTATAATTCAAAAAAGTATAGGGGAAAAACAAAATATTGAATTAAAATGTTCTGATCTTATTATATATAAATCAGTAGATTCAAAAAAATTACAAAAATCTATATTACAACCAAAACAACATAGTCTAGAAAAGATTAGAAATCAATCTCATTTACGTTTTCAAACGAATATTTTTAGTTGTTTAATGCGAATTAGACATTTTATATCTTTTTCTATTCATAATTTTTTTCATATAAAAAATTTTTTTTGTTTACACACTCCAATTATTACAGCTTATGATTGTGAAGGAGTTGGAAAAATGTTCCGAGTAACTACATTAAAAAATAATCTATTAGATTATTCAAATGATTTTTTTAAACGTAAAACTTATTTAAGTGTATCTGGTCAGTTAGAAGCAGAAGCAGCTATTATTGGATTAGGAAAAGTATATACTTTTGGTCCTGTATTTCGAGCGGAAAATTCAAATACTACTAGACATTTATCAGAATTTTGGATGGTTGAACCAGAAATGGCATTTTTTTCTTTAAAAGAATGTATTGATTTGGCGGAAGAATTTTTAAAATTTATTATTCAATTTATTTTAGATAAATGCATTGAAGATTTATCATTTTTAAATAAAAATTTAAAAAAATGGGATAAAATAAAAAATAATTTTCTTATTAAAAGATTAGAATCTTTATTAAATATTTCATTCTATCGTATCACTTATACAAATGCGATAGAAATTTTGAAAAAAAATAAAACTATAAGATTTATACATCCAGTTACTTGGGGAATGGATTTACAATCGGAACATGAAAAATTTTTAACAAATTATTATTTCAAAGGATCCCCAGTAGTGGTATTTGATTATCCTTCTTCTATTAAAGCATTTTACATGCGTGTAAATGACGATAATAAAACAGTTAGTGCTATGGATATATTATTTCCAGAAATAGGCGAAATAATTGGAGGGTCTCAAAGAGAAGAACGTTATAAAATTTTATTAAATAGAATTAAAAAATTCAATATAAATAAAAATATACTTTGGTGGTATTTAGATACTAGATGTTTCGGATCTGTTCCTCATAGTGGATTTGGATTAGGATTCGACCGTTTAGTTCAATTTATTACAGGAATGGATAATATTAGAGATGTTATTCCGTTTCCAAGAACTCCTGGATCTGCTGAATTTTGAATTATTAAAATGTTAAAACAACAATTATCACAAAAAGAACAACATAATTTATCCCCTCAGCAGATAAAACTTATGAAGTTAATTCAATTATCTGTTATAGATTTTGAAAAAAAAGTTAGACAAGAACTAGATGATAATCCTGCATTAGAATCAGAATTATATTCTAATTGTTTATCTGAGAAAGATGAAAAATTTTATGAAAACGAAAATTATATAGAAACAGAAGATGAAAAAAATTGTAATCTATCAGAAGATATCGATGATTATTTAAATGAATATAAATCAAAAGAAAATTATAATGCATTTAATAAAATTAATGAAAAATTTAATAATAAAAATATCCCTATTATTTTTAAACATTCTTTTCAAGAATTTTTAAAAAATCAATTGCATACTTCTTTTTTTTTAAATAAAAAAGATTTGTTGATAGCTGATTTTATATTAGGAAATATAGATAATAATGGATATTTAAGAAGAAAAATAGAATCTATAGAAAGAGATTTATTTTTGATTTTTGGAATCAAGGTCACTAAAGACAAAATAAAAAAATTACTTATAAAGTATATACAAAAATTAGAACCTATTGGTATAGGAGCTAGAAATTTACAGGAATGTTTATTAATTCAATTAAATAAAAAAAATAAAAATAAAAAAATAATTTTTGCAAAAAAAATAATTCAAAATTGTTTTGAATTATTTATAAAAAAACATTATAAAAAAATCCAAAAAAAATTTAATATAAATAAAAATCTACTTAAAGAAATATTATCTCAAATCAATAAATTAAATCCAAAACCTGGATTAATTTATTCTGAAAATTCTACTACAGAATTAGATTATATTATTCCAGATTTCACCATATCCATTTTAGACGAAAAATTAAAATTAACATTAAATCAAAGAAATATTCCAGAATTAAAAATATCATCTATATATTTAAAAATGTTTAAACATTATAAATATGTTAAAAATGATGAAAAAACTTTAATTTTTATTAAAAAAAAAATTAATTCTGCAAAATGGTTTATAGATGCTGTAAAACAACGTGAAAATACTCTTATGTTAACAATGAATGCAATCATAAATTATCAAAAAGAATATTTTTTAACTGGAGATCAATCAAAAATTAAACCAATGATTTTAAAAAATATTTCTCAAAAAATTGGATTAGGAATATCTACAATATCACGTGTAGCTAATAGTAAATACATTGATACACCATATGGTATTTTTTTAATAAAAAATTTTTTTTCTGAAAAAATGATAAATAAAGAAGGAAAATACATTTCTTCTATTGAAATTAAAGAATTCTTGGGAGAATTAATTTATAATGAAAATAAAGAAAAACCATTTACAGATGAAGAATTATCTGGAATACTTAAAAAAAAAGGATATATTGTTGCTAGAAGAACCATTGCAAAATATAGAAATCAAATGGAAATACCAGTAGCAAGAATGAGAAAAATGATTAAGTAATTAATTTTTTATTACCATAGTTTTCCAATTAGAAAATTCTTTAATAGAGTAAATAGATAATTCTCTTCCATATCCAGATTTTTTTATTCCTCCAAATGGAATTCTAGGATCTGATTTTACTATTTGATTAATAAAAATCATACCTGTATCTATATCCTTAGATAAGGATTTAGCTTTATTTATATCACTTGTCCAAATAGATGCTCCTAATCCATATATGGTTTTATTTACAATGGAAGATATTTCTTCTTCTTTTGAAAAGGGAATGATAGTTGCAATAGGACCAAATATTTCTTCTTGATTATACATTATATCTTTTTTATTTATTCTTAATAAAGAAGGAGAAAAATAATTACCATCTTTAATTGTTTTTAAACATATTTTTCCTCCATTACATATAATATTTTTATATTGTTTATATAATTTATCCGATAAATCAGATCTAGAAATATAACCAATTTTTGTTGATTCATCATATAAATCACCTCTTATAAAAGTATTCATTTCATTTATAACTAAATCAATAAAATCATCAATTATTGAAACATCTATAATAAATCTTTTTGCCGAAATACAAGTTTGTCCTGTATTATCTAATCTAGATTCTGTAGCAATTTTTGCAATTTTTTTAATATTTTTAACATCTTTTAATACAATAAAAGCATCATTTCCTCCTAATTCTAGGATAGATTTTTTTATATATTTTCCAGATAATGATCCTATAGATTTTCCTGATAATGTACTTCCGGTAAAAGATATACCCTGTACTATATCATTAGATATTACATATTCTACATCATTCGTTTTAATTAATAATATTTGAAAAATTCCTATTGGAAATCCAGATTTTATAAAAATTTCTTCTAAAACAATAGAAGATCCTGCAGTATTCAAAGCTGGCTTTATCAAAACTACATTACCTAATATTAAATTAGGAATAGAAGATCTAATTATTTGCCAAATTGGATAATTCCATGGTGTGATCCCTAATATTGTTCCTATTGGTTCAAATGCAATAAAACAATATTTATTTTCATTTTTTTTTTCAAAAATATTAATATTTTGAATTAAAAATTCTTCTTTAAGATTACAATAATAATTACACAAATCTAAACTTTTGTTTATCTCTAATTTAGATTGTAATATGGGTTTTCCCATTTCTCTAGTAATTAATGATGATAGAGTATTTGAATATTTTCTTATATAAGTATATAATTTTTTTATATACATAATTCTTTCTTGGAAAGATAATTTTTTCCATTCGATATATGCTTTTAATGATTTATATAATTTAATATCAATTTCTTTTTTAGAAAAAAATCTATATTTTTCTATAATTTTATTATCTACTGGATTGATAGTATGAAACATAAATTATTTCTCTATTCTTAAATAATTATTATAATGATTAGCAAATAATTTTATTTTTTCTAATAATAATATTAAACCATTCGCTCTAATTGGAGATAAAAAATCTATTAGTCCTATATCGTAAATTATTTTATTATCAGACATTATAATTTCATTAGGATATACACCTGAATATAAATTAGCCATTAACGCTGCCATTCCTTTAGGAATAATAGCATCACTATCCACCTCAAAAAATATACGATTTTTTTCTAATTTAGCATCAATCCATATTCTAGATTGACATCCATCAATTAATCGATCATTAGATCTAAATTTTTTTGATTTTTTCTCTATCTCTTCTCCCAAAGAGATTAAATATTGATATTTATCTTCCCAATTATAAAGAGATTTGAATTCATCTTTTATTATTTTTTCTTTTTCTTTTAATAATAAATTCATAAAATTATTTAATCAGATAATTTTATTCTTGCTAATTTTGCAGCTTCTGTCATATTTTTTATAGATTTAAAAACTTCTTTCCATTTTCTAGTTTTTAATCCACAATCAGGATTAATCCAAATATTTCTTATAGGTAATAAATTAGAAGATTCTTGAATTAATTTAAAAATTTCCTCTTTAGTGGGGATTCTAGGTGAATGAATATCGTAAACCCCTGGTCCTATTTCATTGGGATAAGAAAAATTAGAAAAAATCTTTAAAAGATCCATATTTGATCTAGAATTTTCTATAGTGATTACATCAGCATCTAACTCAGATATTTCTTCAATTATATCATTAAATTCACTATAACACATATGTGTATGGATTTGTGTATCATCCTTAACACCGCTTGAAGCAATACGAAATGCATTAATTGACCAATTAAAATAATAATTCCAATTTTTCTTTTTTAAAGGCAACCCTTCTCTCAAAGCTGGTTCATCTATTTGAATTATTTTTATTCCTGATCTTTCCAAAGATAAAACTTCATCTCTTATTGCCCATGCTATTTGATAAGCAGTTTTAAAAATAGGTTGATCATCTCTTACAAAAGACCATTTTAATATAGTTACTGGACCAGTTAACATCCCTTTTACAAATTTATTTGTTTTAGATTGTGCATAACAAATCCAATTTGTTGTCATATCATCAGTCCGACTAACATCTCCATAAATAATTGGAGGTTTTACACATCTACTACCATAACTTTGTACCCAACCATGTTTAGTTGAAAGTATTCCATTTAACTTATCAGAAAAAAATTCTACCATATCATTTCTTTCAAATTCTCCATGAACTAAAACATCTAAATTAAGATCTTCTTGTTTTTTTATAACATATGAAATAAGTTTTTTAATTTCTTTTTCGTATCTATTTTTAGATAATTCTTTTTTTTTAAATTTATTTCTTAAAGATCTTAACTCTTTTGTTTGGGGAAAAGAACCGATAGTTGTTGTTGGAAATAAAGGAAGATTAAATCTTTTTTGCTGTTTTTTTTGTCGTATGCTAAAGCTACTTTTTCTTTTTATATCTTTTTCTTGAAAATCAGAATATTCATTTTTAACTTTTTTATTATGAATAATATTTGATTGATCTAACTTATCCACTAAATAAGAATTTTTTAATAAAATAGATCTTTCTCCTTTTATGATTTTTTCTAAATCACTTAATTCGTCAATCTTCTGTTTAGCAAATGACATTTTATTTTTAATATCTATATGAATAGATTTTTCTTTATCTAAATCAATTGGAACATGTAATAAAGAACAATTTGGAGAAATCATTAATCTATCCATTCCTATTGAATTTATGACTTTTTTTATATTTCTAATCGAATTAGAATATCTATTTTTCCATATATTTCTTCCATCAACAATACCTAAAGACAGTATAGTTTCTGATTTTTTAATCAAAGATAAAATTTCATCCAGTTGATTAGGATCTTCTATTAAATCTATATGTATTGCATGAATACGATCAATAATATTTTTTAAAATAGATATATTGTCTAATAATCCACCAAAATAAGTAGTTAATAATATTTTTATATCTAAATTAGAAAATACATCATAAATTTTTTCATAAGAATATTTAAAAGATTTTTTTTCAAGATCTGACAAATCCAATGATAATATTGGTTCATCTAATTGAATCCATTTTATTCCTGTTTTTACTAATTTCTTAATAAGATCTATGTAAAAAAATGTTATCTTATCAATTAAATCCATTTTATGAAACGATTCATCTTTTTCTTTTCCTAAATAAAGATAAGTTACAGGACCTATTAAAACTGGTTTAATTTTATCTGATGAATTTAAAATATTATTTAATTCATCTATTTCACTAAAAATTTTATTTGAATTTATAAAAAATTTCTGATCTTTAGTAAATTCAGGAACTATATAATGATAATTGGTATTAAACCACTTAGTCATCTCCATAGCTTTAATATCCCATTCATTATCTTGATATCCTCTAGCCATTGAAAAATATAAATCGATAAAATTATTAAATTTAGGATCTAAATATATTTTAGGAATTACACCCATCAAAAAAGATAAATCTAAAACATGATCATAAAAACTAAAATCATTACATGTAATTAAATCTAAACCGGAATTTATCTGAAAATTCCAATTTTGAAATCTTATTTTTCTACCTATTTCGAATAATTGATTACAATCAATATTATTTGACCAATATAATTCACTAGCTTTTTTTAACTCCCTATTTATTCCTATACGAGGAAATCCCAAATTATGTTTCCACATCATTATTCACCAATTTTTTGATATTTTATTATACGAAGAATTATATAAATATTCTAATATTTCTTTATCTAAAATAGAAAATTTTTTATTCCTCCTTTTCATAACAATCTCAGCAGTTTCACATAATTTTTTAAATAAAATTTTTTTATTAATTTGTATTCCCCCCAAAGAAAAAGAAGGAATGTATCTAGGTGGAAATCCATATCCAAATATGTTTGTTCCAACTCCTATTATAGTAGCAGTATTAAATTGAGTATTAATAGATGATTTAGAATGATCTCCCATTATTATCCCAAAAAATTGTACATTTGTAGATATAAATTTTTCTTCTTTATAATTCCAAACTGTTACTTTGCAATAATCATTTCTTAAATTTGATATATTTGTTCCAGCTCCTAAATTACACCATTCTCCTACAATAGAATCTCCTATAAATCCATCATGAACTTTATTAGAATAAGAAAAAAATATAGAATTTTTTATTTCTCCTCCTATCTTACAAAATGGACT includes the following:
- a CDS encoding ribosome-recycling factor — protein: MEELKVIVDSCNKEMDKILNNLKQDIFHIRLGSRSIIVLLEKMKVKCYNTLLSLSEIANITIIDNMNITIQPWDLSIIGNIDKTIIDANLGFTPVNKGKLIHINLPIITEESRKNLLKKIKNYTEKSKILIRKIRKINNQRIKNIKISEDLSKIGENEIQKITTLYINKIEDIFISKKKEILTI
- a CDS encoding class I tRNA ligase family protein — protein: MEYNFKEIEKKWKIFWKKYNIFRIIENKNKKKYYILNMFPYPSGSGLHIGHCLGYIASDIYARYKRLKGFNVLNPMGFDSFGLPAEQYAILTGKNPDETTHKNEKNYKNQMENIGISFDWSRILSTRNPSYYCWTQWMFIQIFNSWYDKNDNKAKSINILINEFKKNGNYSINAYTTYEKKFNDKYWNKSSLNDKETILQNYRLAFLSNNIVNWCPKLGTVLANDEINNGKSIRGGYLVYKKKMLQWNIRITAYSKRLIKGLNSIECSKSLKRSQINWIGEKKIFNIYFKIENSSFSKRIELPIIYPEFIFGITFIVLSKDHFLSKELFYKKNSLNHIKNNIHNKKYELNSVIFTQNYVIHPFIEKKIPIFISDFFYLKEKKKITVGIPGYEKSSKEFASKFKLEIIPIYQKKEKNKICINSFFLNGLNLKDARKKIINYALKKNVGKYRKNYKMHDATFSRQRYWGEPIPIFFKNGIPNPIPLKSLPLLLPKINDFHPKNGKSPLSNIDKWSWNEKTMKIVSNKLIDNKNIFPLETSTMPSWAGSSWYFLRYMDVNNNKFFISKEKENYWKNVDLYIGGAEHSTGHLIYARFWNKFLKDRNWITTDEPFKKILNQGMMLNHSAIILKVIGKNIIVSFNLKKEKDFSFQEIYIDISLVKNYNQIDLNKFIKFYPKFKNFNFFLENGKLLCKRKLEKMSKSKYNIINPDSIIHKYGSDIFRMYEMFLGPISQSKFWEEKKIIGIKKFINKFWNLFHQKNKFKITEKKPNILEYKILHNFIQEIDKKIESYSFNTCISSFMIITNKLIQLKCNKRKILQPLIQLISPFAPCLSEELWNKIGEKKSIMDYYLPSFNSKNLLEKKIKYSVMFNGKLKFIENFDKDISINEIKKIILNHHKLKILKEKSIKKLIIIPKKIINILY
- a CDS encoding Glu/Leu/Phe/Val family dehydrogenase yields the protein MSKKNHITGSHNNFFNCIEKNFNKAAQYLSVDKGLLDHIKSCNSIYKINFPIKIDNKIKVIEAYRVQHSHHKLPCKGGIRYSNTVSHNEIMNLAGLMTYKCAIMDVPFGGAKGGIKVDTQIISKEDIEKVTRRYVDELIKRNFIGPKIDVPAPDYGSGEREMNWILDTFVSLYPNNIDALACVTGKSVSQGGIEGRKESTGLGIFHGIKGLCEIKDEMRSVGLDVGIEGKKVIIQGLGNVGYYAANFLHKSGAIIIALAEREGAIYNEKGLNVSKVVSHLQATGSLLNFPNAKNIKNSEKALELECDILIPAALENVIHKNNANRIKAKIIGEAANGPITYEADEILEKKGIIIIPDIYLNSGGVIVSYFEWLKNLSHISYNKMEKKISKNMNVGLLKIIQAICSKNRIEKGQQTNFLKESKEIDLVRLGLKESMNKGFQEILEIKKSLKINNIRTSAFLLAINKIIHSYEKSDMFP
- the asnS gene encoding asparagine--tRNA ligase, with protein sequence MVKKYSVKEILDKEFSILDYKVIVEGWVRSYRNSIFVILNDGSTVKNLQIILSKRMDKRITKEITIGTSVKVIGIIQKSIGEKQNIELKCSDLIIYKSVDSKKLQKSILQPKQHSLEKIRNQSHLRFQTNIFSCLMRIRHFISFSIHNFFHIKNFFCLHTPIITAYDCEGVGKMFRVTTLKNNLLDYSNDFFKRKTYLSVSGQLEAEAAIIGLGKVYTFGPVFRAENSNTTRHLSEFWMVEPEMAFFSLKECIDLAEEFLKFIIQFILDKCIEDLSFLNKNLKKWDKIKNNFLIKRLESLLNISFYRITYTNAIEILKKNKTIRFIHPVTWGMDLQSEHEKFLTNYYFKGSPVVVFDYPSSIKAFYMRVNDDNKTVSAMDILFPEIGEIIGGSQREERYKILLNRIKKFNINKNILWWYLDTRCFGSVPHSGFGLGFDRLVQFITGMDNIRDVIPFPRTPGSAEF
- the pyrH gene encoding UMP kinase; this translates as MKYKRSLLKLSGEALMGGNEFGLHSTSLKQYAEEVKKVVDMGGQVAIVIGGGNIFRGFSSSRIREKIISRINGDYMGMLATVINGIAFQSYLENIGICTNIQTAIKMDPIVEPFEKDIAIRYLEKGRVVIFVAGTGNPYFTTDTAAVLRAKEIKADVLLKGTRVDGVYTKDPEKDQYAKKLENISFDMAYQMKIKVMDQTAFILANENNLPIIIFDINKEENFKKVISGEKIGTLVYKNKKLWKN